A window of the Hordeum vulgare subsp. vulgare chromosome 5H, MorexV3_pseudomolecules_assembly, whole genome shotgun sequence genome harbors these coding sequences:
- the LOC123451769 gene encoding anthocyanidin 3-O-glucosyltransferase 2-like: protein MAAATPTPTLVLVPEWGAGHLMSMLESCKRILLCGGGRAFSITLLVMRPPTAEATSQVEEHVRREAASGLDIRFHRLPAVDLPSDAAGVEEFIARYIQLHAPHVRDAVAGMSCPVAALVLDLFAAPMVDVARELRVPSYVFMSSTGAMLALMLHLPVLHHVVTVEFDEVEDGEVHVPGLPPIPPESMPCPVVDKKSPNYTWFVRLGDSFMDATGIIANTADGLEPGPLAAVADGRAVPGRPAPPVYPVGPVLSLGSSKKDSPEPPHQCVAWLDAQPPASVVFLCFGSMGWFEPAQVAEITAALERCGHRFLWVLRGPPSSQSGAGAPDGSEHPTDADLDELLPEGFLRRTEGKGLVWPTWAPQKEILAHPAVGGFVTHGGWNSVLESLWHGIPMAPWPLYAEQHLNAFELVADMGVAVPLKVDRRRGNFVEAAELERAVRCLMGEEGRTAREKAAGMRDVCRKAVDKGGSSDAALQRLSEALHHGAVAPTI, encoded by the coding sequence ATGGCGGCTGCTACTCCGACGCCCACGCTGGTGCTCGTGCCGGAGTGGGGCGCCGGGCACCTCATGTCCATGCTCGAGTCCTGCAAGCGCATCCTCCTCTGCGGCGGCGGCCGCGCCTTCTCCATCACGCTGCTCGTCATGCGCCCGCCCACCGCCGAGGCCACCTCCCAGGTCGAGGAGCACGTCCGCCGCGAGGCCGCCTCCGGCCTCGACATCCGCTTCCACCGCCTCCCCGCCGTCGACCTCCCGTCCGACGCCGCCGGAGTCGAGGAGTTCATCGCGCGCTACATCCAGCTCCACGCGCCCCACGTCCGGGACGCCGTCGCGGGGATGTCGTGCCCCGTCGCCGCGCTCGTGCTCGACCTCTTCGCGGCGCCCATGGTCGACGTGGCCCGCGAGCTGCGCGTGCCGTCCTACGTCTTCATGTCCTCCACCGGCGCCATGCTCGCGCTCATGCTCCACCTGCCCGTGCTCCACCACGTGGTCACCGTGGAGTTCGACGAGGTGGAGGACGGGGAGGTGCACGTGCCCGGGCTGCCGCCGATACCGCCCGAGTCCATGCCGTGCCCGGTGGTGGACAAGAAGAGCCCCAACTACACCTGGTTCGTGCGCCTCGGCGACAGCTTCATGGACGCCACGGGGATCATCGCCAACACCGCGGACGGGCTCGAGCCGGGGCCCCTCGCGGCCGTCGCCGACGGCCGCGCCGTGCCaggccgccccgcgccgccggtGTACCCCGTCGGCCCCGTGCTCTCGCTTGGCAGCAGCAAGAAGGATTCCCCGGAGCCACCGCACCAGTGCGTCGCCTGGCTGGACGCGCAGCCGCCGGCGTCGGTGGTGTTCCTCTGCTTCGGGAGCATGGGCTGGTTCGAGCCGGCGCAGGTGGCGGAGATCACCGCGGCGCTGGAGCGGTGCGGCCACCGCTTCCTGTGGGTCCTGCGCGGCCCGCCTTCCTCCCAGTCCGGCGCCGGCGCGCCGGACGGGTCGGAGCACCCGACGGACGCGGACCTGGACGAGCTGCTGCCGGAGGGGTTCCTGCGGCGGACGGAGGGCAAGGGGCTGGTGTGGCCGACGTGGGCGCCGCAGAAGGAGATCCTGGCGCACCCGGCCGTGGGGGGGTTCGTGACTCACGGCGGGTGGAACTCGGTGCTGGAGAGCCTGTGGCACGGCATACCGATGGCGCCGTGGCCACTCTACGCGGAGCAGCACCTCAACGCGTTCGAGCTCGTCGCCGACATGGGCGTCGCCGTGCCGCTCAAGGTGGACCGGAGGCGGGGCAACTtcgtggaggcggcggagctggaGCGGGCGGTGAGGTGCCTGATGGGCGAGGAGGGGAGGACGGCCAGGGAGAAGGCCGCCGGGATGCGGGACGTCTGCCGCAAGGCCGTCGACAAGGGCGGCTCCTCCGACGCTGCGTTGCAGAGGCTCTCGGAGGCGCTCCACCACGGCGCGGTGGCCCCGACCATATGA